The proteins below are encoded in one region of Cryptosporangium minutisporangium:
- the fxlM gene encoding methyltransferase, FxLD system: MTRRDADGAALSSVSAAGIVAMMLTQLGVRPGDRCLEIGSGGYNAALLWRLAGPEGRVTSVDIDPIVVERARACLTAAGYDEVEVRCGDGEYGAPDAEPFDRIVVTVQATDIPPAWREQLAEGARLVVPLTMRGVSRAVAFTLTDGVLVSDDYEVCGFVPMQGAGTPDSPVAALHGGQVRLQQDPTQQVDAAALDAALATPRVEVWTGVMTGRNEPYLEHLDLWLATQMPQFCVLRADQEAVEAGVVEPTWAVFGTPAVTDGSSFAYRAWRDEGSPDGAEIGVYAHGPAAESLAATLATAHQEWDRGQRHRPQARITVHPAGTTDTQLPHGYVLDTAHSRLVIAWPAPPESR; encoded by the coding sequence GTGACCCGCCGCGACGCGGATGGTGCGGCGCTCTCGTCGGTGTCGGCGGCGGGGATCGTCGCGATGATGCTCACCCAACTGGGGGTGAGGCCGGGGGATCGTTGTCTGGAGATCGGCTCGGGCGGGTACAACGCGGCGCTGCTGTGGCGGTTGGCCGGTCCGGAGGGGCGGGTGACGTCGGTCGATATCGACCCGATTGTGGTGGAGCGGGCTCGCGCCTGCCTGACGGCGGCCGGCTATGACGAGGTCGAGGTCCGCTGCGGCGACGGCGAGTACGGGGCGCCGGACGCCGAGCCGTTCGACCGGATCGTGGTGACGGTGCAGGCCACTGACATTCCACCGGCCTGGCGGGAGCAGCTGGCCGAGGGCGCGCGGCTGGTGGTGCCGCTGACGATGCGGGGGGTCAGCCGCGCGGTCGCGTTCACCCTCACCGACGGGGTTCTGGTCAGCGATGACTATGAGGTCTGCGGGTTCGTGCCGATGCAAGGCGCCGGAACACCCGATTCCCCCGTCGCGGCCCTGCATGGTGGGCAGGTGCGCCTGCAGCAGGACCCGACCCAGCAGGTCGACGCCGCCGCGCTGGACGCCGCCCTGGCCACGCCACGCGTCGAGGTGTGGACCGGCGTGATGACCGGCCGCAACGAGCCCTATCTGGAGCACCTGGACCTGTGGCTGGCCACGCAAATGCCGCAGTTCTGCGTGCTCCGCGCCGATCAGGAAGCGGTCGAGGCCGGTGTCGTCGAGCCGACCTGGGCGGTGTTCGGGACCCCGGCGGTCACCGACGGCAGCAGCTTCGCCTACCGCGCCTGGCGCGACGAGGGCTCCCCGGATGGCGCCGAGATCGGCGTCTACGCCCACGGACCCGCCGCCGAGTCCCTCGCGGCCACGCTCGCGACCGCCCACCAAGAATGGGACCGCGGACAACGCCACCGTCCACAGGCCCGGATCACTGTCCACCCCGCCGGCACAACGGACACGCAGCTTCCGCACGGCTACGTCCTGGACACGGCACACAGCCGTCTGGTCATCGCGTGGCCGGCGCCTCCGGAAAGCCGGTAA
- a CDS encoding alpha/beta fold hydrolase encodes MSECEVVLVHGGWHGPWCWEAVEADLRTAGLRPRTVELPMRSLAEDAEVLRSDLGAKHPDRRVVVVGHSYAGAVVSSAGHQADRLVYVAAIALRKGQTITDSVGAGFGLVPGVAVDQASGETRLTAECMPYFYNLCDDATRDRVLGRLRPFGAACILEAMAEPAAWESVPSTYVICTEDRVLPLDYQRARADEMQAQVEIVADHSPFASAEPALVDAVVRAAAQV; translated from the coding sequence GTGAGTGAGTGCGAAGTGGTTCTCGTGCACGGCGGATGGCACGGCCCGTGGTGCTGGGAGGCCGTGGAAGCGGATCTGCGGACTGCGGGCTTGAGACCGCGCACCGTGGAGCTGCCCATGCGCTCGCTGGCGGAGGACGCCGAGGTGTTGCGCTCGGACCTCGGGGCCAAGCACCCGGACCGGCGCGTGGTGGTGGTCGGCCACTCGTACGCGGGTGCGGTGGTCAGTTCCGCGGGTCACCAGGCGGATCGACTCGTCTATGTCGCGGCGATCGCACTCCGGAAGGGGCAGACGATCACTGATTCCGTCGGTGCCGGCTTCGGGTTGGTCCCAGGAGTCGCGGTTGATCAAGCATCGGGGGAGACCCGGCTGACTGCCGAGTGCATGCCCTACTTCTACAACCTCTGCGACGACGCGACTCGAGACCGGGTGCTCGGTCGCCTCCGTCCGTTCGGCGCCGCGTGCATCTTGGAGGCGATGGCCGAACCGGCGGCGTGGGAGAGCGTCCCGTCCACGTACGTGATCTGTACGGAGGACCGCGTGCTGCCCTTGGACTACCAGCGCGCCCGCGCCGACGAGATGCAAGCTCAGGTGGAGATCGTTGCTGACCATTCGCCGTTCGCCTCGGCCGAACCCGCACTGGTCGACGCGGTCGTTCGCGCCGCGGCCCAGGTCTGA
- a CDS encoding M23 family metallopeptidase, translated as MTGRVLAALTALAVGTVFLCVGGLSVLTAPAAACPALGTSGSAIASYTAEQLRNAQIIIGVGEQAGVPARGRVIAVAAALQESRLRNLPHRGSENDRDSVGLFQQRPSQGWGTPDQLTDPNYAAAAFYRHLLRIPGWERLPLTVAAQRVQGSAYPDAYAKWEPTATALVLRFTAGTAEGLCAATRWTVPVKGPVGSGFRPPDRPGHAGVDIIVPRYTVIHAASAGTVITSKCNASTGNCDVDGSPAVKGCGWYVEIAHTTGLTTRYCHMVTRPLVTAGQTVVAGQPLGRVGSSGNSSGPHLHFETRVNGDAVDPIAFMAARGAALGRNER; from the coding sequence ATGACTGGCCGTGTGCTCGCTGCGCTGACCGCCTTGGCGGTCGGCACGGTCTTTTTGTGCGTCGGGGGACTTTCTGTTCTCACCGCGCCGGCGGCCGCCTGCCCCGCACTCGGCACATCGGGCAGCGCGATCGCGTCCTACACCGCCGAACAGCTCCGCAACGCCCAGATCATCATCGGCGTCGGCGAACAGGCCGGTGTCCCGGCTCGCGGGCGGGTCATCGCCGTCGCCGCCGCTCTCCAAGAATCCCGGCTGCGTAACCTGCCCCACCGGGGCTCCGAAAACGACCGCGATTCGGTCGGGCTGTTCCAGCAACGCCCCAGCCAAGGCTGGGGCACGCCGGATCAGCTCACCGACCCGAATTACGCCGCCGCCGCCTTCTACCGTCACCTGCTGCGCATCCCCGGCTGGGAGAGACTCCCTCTCACCGTCGCCGCCCAACGGGTGCAAGGCAGCGCCTACCCCGACGCGTACGCGAAGTGGGAGCCGACCGCGACCGCGCTCGTTCTCCGGTTCACCGCCGGCACCGCCGAGGGCCTGTGCGCGGCCACCCGCTGGACCGTGCCCGTCAAAGGACCGGTCGGCAGCGGCTTCCGCCCACCCGACCGCCCCGGACACGCCGGCGTCGACATCATCGTCCCCCGATACACCGTGATCCACGCCGCCAGCGCCGGCACCGTCATCACCTCCAAGTGCAACGCCTCCACCGGCAACTGCGACGTCGACGGCAGCCCCGCGGTCAAAGGCTGCGGCTGGTACGTCGAAATCGCCCACACCACCGGGCTGACTACGCGCTACTGCCACATGGTGACGCGACCACTGGTCACCGCCGGGCAGACCGTCGTCGCCGGACAGCCGCTGGGCCGGGTGGGCTCGTCAGGGAACTCTTCCGGCCCCCATCTGCACTTCGAAACACGGGTGAACGGCGACGCCGTCGACCCGATCGCATTTATGGCGGCCCGCGGCGCCGCGCTCGGCAGAAACGAGCGGTGA